In Desulfobulbus oralis, one DNA window encodes the following:
- the rpsS gene encoding 30S ribosomal protein S19: protein MARSIKKGPFVDDHLLSKVEAAQESGSRKVIKTWSRRSDIVPEMVGLTFAVHNGNKFIPVYVTENMVGHKLGEFSPTRTFYGHASDKKAK from the coding sequence ATGGCACGTTCCATCAAAAAGGGCCCATTTGTGGATGATCACCTGTTGAGCAAGGTTGAAGCGGCACAGGAAAGTGGTTCGCGCAAGGTGATAAAAACCTGGTCGCGCCGCTCCGATATTGTTCCTGAAATGGTCGGGTTGACTTTTGCGGTGCATAACGGTAACAAGTTCATCCCTGTCTATGTCACGGAAAATATGGTGGGCCACAAGCTGGGCGAGTTCTCACCGACCAGGACATTTTACGGTCATGCCTCCGATAAAAAGGCGAAATAG
- the rplX gene encoding 50S ribosomal protein L24: protein MRQVSSKLKVNDKVEVIAGKDKGRVGKVLRFEDAGHRVVVEHINMIKRHQKSRSANQPGQIVEREASIDISNVMLVCPECAATVRTGHKTLDNGSKVRICKKCQATIETPKK, encoded by the coding sequence ATGCGCCAGGTGTCCAGCAAGCTGAAGGTCAACGATAAGGTAGAGGTTATTGCAGGCAAGGATAAGGGCCGGGTGGGAAAAGTGCTTCGTTTTGAAGATGCCGGGCACAGAGTTGTGGTTGAGCACATCAATATGATCAAGAGGCACCAGAAATCCCGCAGCGCAAATCAGCCAGGGCAGATAGTTGAGCGTGAAGCCAGTATTGATATCTCCAATGTTATGCTGGTTTGTCCTGAATGCGCGGCCACAGTGCGGACAGGGCACAAGACGCTTGACAATGGGAGCAAGGTCAGAATTTGCAAGAAGTGCCAGGCGACAATCGAGACGCCCAAGAAATAA
- the rplV gene encoding 50S ribosomal protein L22, with product MEIKAVAKYIRLSPQKARLVADVVRGMGVEDALTTLRFMPKKGAGIIRKVLASAIANADQVDTVDVDTLYVKQILIDGGPMLKRFSPRAQGRANRILKRSSHITVVVDEK from the coding sequence ATGGAAATTAAGGCCGTTGCGAAATACATTCGCCTTTCTCCGCAAAAAGCTCGTCTGGTGGCCGATGTTGTTCGCGGCATGGGTGTGGAAGATGCTTTGACCACCCTGCGTTTTATGCCTAAAAAGGGTGCTGGCATTATTCGTAAGGTGCTGGCCTCGGCTATTGCCAATGCCGATCAGGTTGATACAGTCGATGTGGATACGCTGTATGTCAAGCAGATACTGATTGACGGCGGGCCTATGCTGAAGCGCTTCAGTCCGCGCGCGCAGGGCCGGGCCAATCGTATTCTGAAGCGTTCAAGCCATATAACGGTGGTTGTTGACGAGAAATAA
- the tuf gene encoding elongation factor Tu, with protein sequence MAKEKYERTKPHVNVGTIGHIDHGKTTLTAAITQVLAKKGLAKFIDYSSIDKAPEEKERGITISTSHVEYETDKRHYAHVDCPGHADYIKNMITGAAQMDGAILVVAATDGPMPQTREHILLARQVGVPAIVVFLNKCDMVDDPELIELVEMELRELLSKYDFPGDEIPILKGSALNALNNPEDPEAIKGILELMDAVDSYIPQPERPIDKPFLMPVEDVFSISGRGTVATGRVERGIIKVGDEVEIVGVRETVKTTCTGVEMFRKLLDEGRAGDNIGALLRGLKREEVVRGQVLAKPGSIKPHKKFQAEAYILTKEEGGRHTPFFNGYRPQFYFRTTDVTGVCTLEEGVEMVMPGDNVHITAELITPIAMEEGLRFAIREGGHTVGAGVVSKILE encoded by the coding sequence ATGGCTAAGGAAAAATACGAGCGGACGAAGCCGCATGTCAATGTGGGAACCATTGGTCACATTGATCATGGGAAGACGACCTTGACGGCGGCCATTACGCAGGTTTTGGCGAAGAAAGGTCTGGCGAAGTTTATCGACTACAGCTCGATTGACAAGGCGCCTGAGGAGAAGGAGCGGGGGATTACGATTTCCACCTCCCACGTTGAGTACGAGACGGACAAGCGGCACTATGCCCATGTTGACTGCCCTGGGCATGCGGACTACATCAAGAACATGATCACGGGAGCGGCCCAGATGGACGGGGCCATCCTGGTGGTTGCGGCGACGGACGGGCCGATGCCGCAGACGCGGGAGCATATTCTTCTGGCGCGTCAGGTTGGAGTGCCAGCGATTGTCGTCTTTTTGAACAAGTGCGACATGGTGGATGACCCGGAGCTGATCGAGCTGGTTGAGATGGAGCTCAGGGAACTTTTGAGCAAGTATGATTTTCCTGGGGACGAGATTCCGATTCTGAAGGGCTCTGCGCTGAACGCATTGAACAACCCTGAGGATCCTGAGGCGATCAAGGGGATTTTGGAGCTGATGGATGCGGTTGACAGCTACATACCCCAGCCGGAGCGCCCGATAGACAAGCCGTTTTTGATGCCTGTGGAAGATGTGTTTTCGATTTCCGGCCGTGGCACGGTGGCGACGGGACGCGTTGAGCGCGGGATCATCAAGGTTGGTGATGAAGTCGAGATTGTGGGCGTCCGGGAGACGGTGAAGACGACCTGCACCGGTGTCGAGATGTTCCGCAAGCTGCTGGACGAGGGGCGTGCTGGGGATAACATTGGCGCGTTGCTGCGCGGTCTGAAGCGGGAGGAAGTGGTTCGTGGTCAGGTACTGGCGAAGCCGGGCTCGATCAAGCCGCACAAGAAGTTCCAGGCTGAGGCCTATATTCTGACGAAGGAGGAAGGCGGCCGTCATACGCCCTTCTTCAACGGGTACCGTCCGCAGTTTTACTTCCGGACAACGGATGTGACTGGGGTATGTACGCTGGAGGAAGGTGTTGAGATGGTTATGCCTGGGGACAATGTGCATATTACCGCGGAGTTGATCACGCCGATCGCCATGGAGGAAGGCCTTCGCTTTGCCATACGTGAAGGCGGTCACACGGTAGGCGCCGGCGTCGTCAGCAAAATTCTCGAGTGA
- the rpmC gene encoding 50S ribosomal protein L29 gives MSQNLKDLSVAELQIKDRELRESLFKLRFQHGIRRLDNPAQLSRIKKDIARVQTFLAQKANQQ, from the coding sequence ATGAGCCAGAACTTAAAGGATCTTTCTGTTGCAGAACTGCAGATAAAGGATCGGGAGTTACGCGAGTCGCTTTTTAAGCTGCGTTTTCAACATGGTATTCGTCGCCTGGACAATCCGGCGCAACTGTCCCGTATAAAGAAGGATATTGCCCGTGTTCAGACCTTTCTGGCGCAAAAAGCCAATCAGCAGTAA
- the rpsC gene encoding 30S ribosomal protein S3 → MGQKVNPIGLRLNITRSWESVWYADKGYAANLNEDQRVRAYLKKRLYHAGISQIMVERTGDKVKIKLFAARPGVIIGKKGAEIENLKKGLDQEFKRPFLIDIQEVRRPEADAQLVAESIAQQLEKRIAFRRAMKKSINSALRFGAQGIKVSCSGRLGGAEMSRTEWFKEGRVPLHTLRADIDYGLAVARTTYGIIGVKVWIFKGEILADANEAPQREAQSAVAA, encoded by the coding sequence TTGGGTCAGAAAGTTAATCCCATCGGTTTGCGGCTTAACATTACCCGGTCATGGGAATCGGTATGGTACGCTGATAAGGGCTATGCAGCGAATCTGAATGAAGATCAAAGGGTGCGCGCCTATCTCAAGAAGCGGCTGTATCATGCCGGCATCTCCCAGATCATGGTTGAGCGCACCGGTGATAAGGTCAAGATCAAGCTGTTCGCAGCGCGCCCCGGCGTGATCATAGGCAAGAAAGGCGCCGAGATAGAGAACCTCAAGAAGGGACTGGATCAGGAATTCAAGCGCCCCTTCCTCATTGACATTCAGGAAGTTCGCCGGCCCGAGGCCGATGCACAGCTTGTGGCGGAAAGCATCGCCCAGCAGTTGGAGAAGCGCATAGCTTTTCGCCGGGCCATGAAGAAGTCGATCAACTCGGCCTTGCGTTTTGGGGCCCAGGGTATCAAAGTGTCCTGCTCCGGTCGCCTGGGCGGTGCGGAAATGTCCAGGACGGAATGGTTTAAGGAGGGGCGTGTGCCTTTGCACACACTGCGTGCGGACATCGATTATGGCCTGGCTGTCGCCCGGACCACCTATGGCATTATTGGAGTCAAGGTCTGGATATTCAAAGGCGAGATACTGGCTGACGCAAACGAAGCGCCCCAGCGTGAAGCGCAGTCGGCAGTGGCTGCATGA
- the rplD gene encoding 50S ribosomal protein L4 translates to MAVCNVLNTRAEKVGEVDLNDALFNIEVNPGILHEVVCMQRAARRSGNASTRCKGEISGGGVKPWRQKGTGRARSGSRTSPLWRGGGTVFGPKPRDYAYSLPKKVRKLALRMAMSARNQEGKLLVLDKFEMPAVKTKDFVATMKRLAADNCLIVVEAMEKNLDLSSRNVIGVKVLPVAGLNVYDILKYDKLMLLQASLDGIERRLTV, encoded by the coding sequence ATGGCTGTTTGCAATGTACTGAATACACGCGCCGAGAAGGTTGGGGAAGTTGATCTCAACGACGCACTGTTCAATATTGAGGTGAACCCAGGCATCCTGCACGAGGTCGTGTGCATGCAGCGTGCGGCCCGGCGCAGCGGCAATGCCAGCACCAGGTGCAAGGGTGAAATCAGTGGCGGCGGTGTCAAGCCCTGGCGCCAGAAGGGGACCGGTCGTGCGCGGTCCGGGAGTCGTACGTCTCCTCTGTGGCGCGGTGGTGGCACCGTTTTTGGCCCCAAGCCCCGCGACTATGCCTATAGCCTGCCGAAAAAGGTCAGAAAACTGGCACTGCGGATGGCAATGAGCGCCCGCAATCAGGAGGGGAAGCTGCTCGTACTGGACAAGTTCGAGATGCCAGCGGTGAAAACGAAGGACTTCGTTGCAACCATGAAAAGACTGGCTGCAGATAACTGCCTCATTGTTGTCGAGGCAATGGAAAAAAATCTTGATCTTTCATCTCGAAATGTGATTGGCGTCAAGGTGCTGCCAGTTGCTGGCTTGAATGTCTACGATATTTTGAAGTACGACAAACTCATGTTGCTGCAGGCCAGCCTTGACGGGATCGAACGGAGACTGACCGTATGA
- the rplN gene encoding 50S ribosomal protein L14, whose translation MIQTETVLNVADNSGARRVLCVRVLGGTRKRYASIGDIIVVTVKEAIPHAKVKKGDVLNAVVVRTVAPLSRPEDTLVKFDENAAVLLTTGGDPIGTRIFGPVARELRSLGFMKIISLAPEVL comes from the coding sequence ATGATCCAGACAGAGACTGTTTTGAACGTGGCGGATAATTCCGGGGCCCGCCGGGTATTGTGTGTGCGGGTACTGGGTGGCACCCGGAAGCGCTACGCCAGCATTGGGGATATTATTGTCGTGACGGTCAAAGAGGCCATTCCCCATGCGAAAGTGAAGAAAGGCGATGTACTCAATGCCGTTGTGGTTCGCACGGTGGCCCCGCTTTCCAGGCCCGAAGATACCTTGGTCAAATTTGACGAGAACGCGGCTGTATTGCTGACGACTGGTGGTGACCCCATTGGAACCCGTATTTTCGGTCCGGTCGCCCGTGAGCTGCGCAGCCTTGGCTTTATGAAAATTATTTCGCTCGCGCCTGAAGTCCTGTAA
- the rplC gene encoding 50S ribosomal protein L3: MPKTAGILGRKIGMTRVYDENGHAIPVTVIEAGPCVVLQRKTAEKEGYDAVQLGFLPRRQSRITRAEAGHCKRAGLEHGFYHVREFRVQPDNELAVGQELAVSTLFKIGDKVNISGVSKGRGFQGVVRRHGFKGGRDTHGSNFHRAPGSIGSSAWPSRVLKGLRLPGRMGNERVTQKNLKIVDIREGHFLLVHGAVPGAKNGLLNIYSIAA, encoded by the coding sequence ATGCCAAAGACAGCTGGTATTCTGGGGAGAAAAATAGGCATGACCCGGGTGTACGACGAAAATGGCCATGCCATTCCCGTGACAGTCATAGAGGCAGGCCCATGTGTGGTATTGCAGCGAAAAACCGCTGAAAAGGAAGGATATGACGCGGTTCAGCTGGGCTTCCTGCCGCGCAGGCAGTCGCGTATCACCAGGGCTGAGGCTGGCCACTGCAAGCGGGCCGGATTAGAGCACGGATTTTATCATGTTCGTGAATTTCGTGTACAGCCGGATAACGAGCTTGCAGTGGGGCAGGAATTGGCCGTATCCACGCTGTTTAAAATAGGTGATAAGGTCAATATTAGCGGCGTCAGCAAGGGCCGGGGCTTTCAGGGGGTGGTCAGACGTCATGGTTTCAAGGGGGGGCGTGATACGCACGGTTCGAACTTCCATCGTGCTCCCGGCTCCATTGGCAGTAGTGCCTGGCCGTCCCGTGTTTTGAAGGGACTGCGGTTGCCGGGCCGGATGGGCAACGAGCGGGTGACGCAGAAAAACCTGAAGATTGTCGATATTCGCGAGGGACACTTTTTATTGGTGCATGGTGCGGTGCCAGGTGCCAAAAACGGTCTCCTGAATATCTACAGCATCGCTGCTTAA
- a CDS encoding type Z 30S ribosomal protein S14, with the protein MAKKSLMCKATRKPKFAVRAYNRCPLCGRARAYYRKFGMCRLCFRKLASQGEVTGVIKSSW; encoded by the coding sequence GTGGCAAAGAAATCGTTGATGTGCAAGGCAACTCGCAAACCGAAATTTGCAGTGCGGGCCTATAACCGCTGTCCCCTATGCGGGCGCGCGCGCGCATACTATCGCAAGTTTGGCATGTGCCGCCTGTGCTTTCGGAAGCTGGCCTCTCAGGGAGAAGTTACAGGCGTGATTAAGTCAAGCTGGTGA
- the rplW gene encoding 50S ribosomal protein L23, translating to MNTLYDVIKKSRLTEKGNKLQETQNTVVFTVAGTANKIQIKAAVEKLFKVKVAKVATAHVRGKKKRVGIRSIGKTSDWKKAYVTLAEGKINFLENL from the coding sequence ATGAATACCTTGTATGATGTCATTAAAAAGTCTCGCCTGACCGAGAAGGGTAACAAGTTACAGGAAACCCAGAATACGGTTGTCTTCACTGTGGCTGGCACTGCCAACAAGATTCAGATCAAGGCAGCAGTGGAAAAGCTTTTCAAGGTCAAAGTTGCAAAGGTTGCCACAGCCCATGTGAGAGGTAAAAAGAAACGAGTGGGCATCCGCTCGATTGGCAAAACGAGTGACTGGAAGAAAGCGTACGTTACACTTGCAGAAGGAAAAATCAACTTTCTGGAAAATCTGTAA
- the rplF gene encoding 50S ribosomal protein L6, protein MSRIGKLPVAIPAGVKVEVQGAHIKVSGQKGSLERDLRPEMQVSVENGQVVCKPTGGDKQTMAYWGLTRSLIYNMVVGVSEGFSRVLTIEGVGYRASVSGSTLTLNVGYSNPVAFALPAGITGVVGKDNAITLQGIDKDLIGLTAARIRAVRAPEPYKGKGIRYAGEYVARKVGKTGGKK, encoded by the coding sequence ATGTCCAGGATAGGTAAGCTGCCCGTTGCTATTCCAGCTGGGGTCAAGGTGGAAGTGCAGGGTGCACATATCAAGGTGAGCGGCCAGAAAGGCTCGCTGGAGCGGGATTTGCGCCCTGAAATGCAGGTTTCGGTTGAGAACGGTCAGGTTGTGTGCAAGCCGACTGGCGGGGACAAGCAGACAATGGCCTACTGGGGCCTCACCCGCAGCCTGATTTACAATATGGTCGTAGGCGTCAGCGAGGGTTTTTCCAGGGTGCTGACCATTGAAGGGGTTGGCTACCGGGCCAGCGTCAGCGGTTCGACCCTGACCCTCAACGTTGGCTATTCCAATCCGGTTGCCTTTGCCTTGCCGGCTGGTATTACCGGTGTTGTTGGCAAGGATAATGCCATTACCCTGCAGGGAATTGACAAGGATTTGATTGGATTGACCGCCGCCCGCATCAGAGCCGTGCGCGCTCCTGAGCCCTATAAAGGAAAAGGGATCAGGTATGCGGGTGAGTATGTTGCCAGAAAGGTCGGTAAGACTGGCGGCAAAAAGTAA
- the rpsH gene encoding 30S ribosomal protein S8, producing the protein MSMNDPLADMLTRIRNASNAHFPSVDMPLSTLKASVARVLKEEGYIEGFETVNEGPQGVLKIQLKYGPHSEQVITGIRRISKPGRRQYTGSTRIPKVMSGLGIAVLSTSQGVMTDKAARRANVGGELLCEVW; encoded by the coding sequence ATGTCGATGAATGACCCTTTGGCAGATATGCTGACCCGTATCAGAAATGCCAGCAATGCCCATTTCCCCTCCGTTGATATGCCGCTTTCCACACTGAAGGCCAGCGTCGCCAGAGTGCTCAAGGAAGAGGGGTATATTGAGGGCTTTGAGACGGTCAACGAGGGCCCACAGGGCGTGTTGAAGATTCAGTTGAAGTATGGCCCCCACAGCGAGCAGGTCATTACGGGAATTCGCCGGATCAGCAAACCAGGGCGACGACAGTATACAGGAAGTACCAGGATCCCCAAAGTGATGAGCGGTCTTGGTATTGCAGTGCTGTCCACTTCCCAGGGTGTCATGACAGACAAGGCTGCGCGGCGGGCGAATGTCGGCGGCGAGCTCCTCTGTGAAGTATGGTAA
- the rplE gene encoding 50S ribosomal protein L5 gives MGSLKELYDTRLKGELQKNLGIANAMETPKIEKIVLNMGLGEAVQNPKVVEQAVGELTRIAGQKAVVTRAKKSIATFKLRQGMPIGACVTLRRDRMYDFLSKLINVALPRVRDFRGVSPRGFDGRGNFSMGIAEHIIFPEIDYDTIEKIRGLNVTIVTTAKTDGHARALLDAFGMPFRKK, from the coding sequence ATGGGAAGCTTAAAAGAGTTGTATGATACCCGGCTGAAAGGCGAGCTGCAGAAGAATTTGGGCATCGCGAACGCCATGGAAACCCCTAAAATTGAGAAGATCGTTCTTAACATGGGGCTCGGCGAAGCGGTGCAAAACCCAAAGGTAGTTGAGCAGGCAGTAGGGGAGTTGACACGCATTGCCGGTCAGAAGGCAGTGGTGACCCGGGCTAAAAAGTCGATAGCCACCTTCAAGCTGCGGCAGGGCATGCCGATAGGGGCCTGCGTGACCCTGCGACGCGACCGGATGTATGATTTCCTCTCCAAACTGATTAACGTCGCCCTGCCGCGGGTGCGTGATTTTCGGGGAGTGTCGCCAAGGGGTTTTGACGGGCGTGGCAACTTTTCCATGGGCATTGCAGAGCATATCATTTTCCCAGAGATTGACTACGATACCATTGAGAAGATACGCGGCCTCAATGTGACCATTGTCACCACTGCCAAAACGGATGGGCATGCCCGGGCCCTGCTGGATGCCTTTGGCATGCCTTTTCGCAAAAAGTAG
- the rplB gene encoding 50S ribosomal protein L2 — translation MAIKIHKPTSPGKRHYVSLAQDVLTRKDPEKSLLAPLQKTGGRNNYGRVTARHNGGGHKRKYRIVDWKRDKNGIPARVVAIEYDPNRSANLALLNYADGEKTYILAPNGLAVGDTVVSGPEADIKLGNCLPMFNIPLGTVIHNIEMKIGKGAQMVRSAGSAAQLMAKDGNHVLVKLPSGEVRRFSKDCRACIGQVGNTEYGSQKMGKAGRARWHGIRPSVRGVAMNPVDHPMGGGEGKSSGGRHPCSPWGTPSKGFKTKTRRTADRDIVKKRN, via the coding sequence ATGGCTATCAAAATCCATAAACCGACTTCACCGGGCAAGCGGCACTACGTTTCGTTGGCACAGGATGTGCTTACACGCAAAGATCCTGAAAAAAGTCTGCTGGCGCCGCTGCAGAAAACCGGAGGCCGTAATAACTATGGCCGGGTAACGGCACGCCACAATGGCGGCGGACATAAGCGTAAATATAGAATTGTCGACTGGAAGCGCGATAAGAATGGTATTCCTGCCCGGGTTGTGGCCATAGAGTATGATCCAAACCGCTCCGCCAATCTGGCACTGCTCAACTACGCGGATGGAGAGAAGACGTATATTCTCGCTCCCAACGGCCTTGCAGTTGGCGATACGGTCGTGTCAGGGCCTGAAGCCGATATCAAACTTGGCAATTGCCTGCCGATGTTCAATATCCCTCTGGGAACCGTTATTCACAATATTGAAATGAAAATCGGCAAGGGCGCGCAGATGGTGCGCTCTGCAGGATCTGCCGCCCAGTTGATGGCCAAGGATGGCAATCATGTCCTGGTCAAGTTGCCTTCCGGTGAGGTGCGCCGTTTTAGCAAGGACTGTCGTGCCTGTATCGGCCAGGTGGGGAATACTGAGTATGGGAGCCAGAAGATGGGCAAGGCCGGGCGTGCACGCTGGCATGGCATCCGGCCTTCGGTGCGGGGCGTGGCCATGAACCCGGTGGATCATCCAATGGGCGGCGGTGAAGGCAAGAGTTCCGGCGGCCGGCATCCCTGCTCGCCCTGGGGCACGCCGAGCAAGGGCTTTAAGACCAAAACCCGCAGGACTGCTGATCGAGATATCGTCAAGAAACGGAATTAG
- the rplP gene encoding 50S ribosomal protein L16, whose amino-acid sequence MLSPRKVKHRKQFKGRMRGAAQRGEEISFGDFGLKAMECGKLTAQQIEAARIAINRKVRRGGALWIRIFPDKPITKKPAETRMGKGKGVPDHWVAVVKPGKMLYELRGVPEELAVEALRLASYKLPFPTAIVSKSEGI is encoded by the coding sequence ATGTTAAGCCCGCGTAAGGTTAAGCATAGAAAACAGTTCAAGGGTCGGATGCGCGGTGCGGCGCAGCGCGGCGAAGAAATCAGCTTTGGCGATTTCGGTCTGAAGGCCATGGAGTGCGGCAAGCTGACCGCCCAGCAAATTGAAGCCGCCCGTATTGCCATCAACCGCAAAGTCCGTCGCGGCGGCGCTTTATGGATTCGCATCTTCCCGGACAAACCCATTACCAAGAAACCGGCTGAAACCCGCATGGGCAAGGGTAAGGGGGTTCCTGATCATTGGGTTGCAGTGGTCAAGCCGGGTAAGATGCTGTATGAGCTGCGGGGGGTCCCGGAGGAACTCGCGGTTGAAGCTCTGCGCCTGGCAAGTTACAAGTTGCCGTTTCCAACTGCAATAGTGAGCAAGAGTGAGGGTATATGA
- the rpsJ gene encoding 30S ribosomal protein S10, with product MPADKIRIRLKGYDHKLLDLSTREIVETARRTGATVVGPIPLPTSVNKYTVLRSPHVDKKSREQFEMRTHRRLLDILEPTQQTIDSLMKLELSAGVDVEIKLP from the coding sequence ATTCCTGCAGACAAAATCCGGATCCGCCTGAAAGGCTATGACCACAAACTTCTGGACCTTTCGACGAGGGAGATTGTTGAGACGGCGCGGAGAACCGGAGCCACTGTTGTGGGGCCGATACCCCTGCCGACCAGTGTCAACAAGTATACAGTACTCCGATCCCCCCATGTGGATAAGAAGTCCCGTGAACAGTTTGAAATGCGGACGCATCGCCGGCTGCTGGATATTCTGGAACCAACACAGCAGACGATTGATTCCCTGATGAAGCTGGAGCTGTCCGCCGGTGTGGATGTGGAGATCAAATTGCCTTGA
- the rpsQ gene encoding 30S ribosomal protein S17, whose product MSTENVKKTRRGVVVSNSMDKTVVILVERRVLHKLYRKYVRRRAKYMAHDTNNQCQVGDRVLIEECRPLSKRKRWLVRSVLERAA is encoded by the coding sequence ATGAGTACAGAAAATGTGAAGAAGACGCGCCGAGGCGTGGTAGTGAGCAACAGTATGGACAAGACTGTTGTGATTTTGGTCGAGCGCAGGGTACTCCACAAACTTTACAGGAAGTACGTGCGCAGACGTGCGAAGTATATGGCGCATGATACGAACAATCAGTGTCAGGTAGGCGATCGCGTCCTTATTGAAGAGTGCCGGCCGCTTTCGAAGAGAAAACGCTGGTTGGTACGGTCTGTGCTTGAGCGGGCCGCCTGA